Proteins encoded together in one Pseudomonadota bacterium window:
- the prmC gene encoding peptide chain release factor N(5)-glutamine methyltransferase produces the protein MPSIADMLRDAAAQLETVSETPRLDAELLMAHALDVDRGTLLLNHMQQATPHIFGALLLRRLAHEPVAYITGEAEFWSLPLQVTPDVLIPRNDSETLIAAATAHFRGKAPRHILDLGTGSGALLLAALSEWPQAQGLGLDRSAAALGIAKDNAARLQLADRAQFRRFDWTGADAWSTLDRHFDLILCNPPYVEEHAQLAPQVRDYEPHQALFAGSDGLDDYRRLIPELHRLLTDCGIAIFEIGATQSEAVGKIARESGFISHLRHDLAGHPRALLLVAHNDSSSL, from the coding sequence ATGCCGAGTATCGCCGATATGTTGCGCGATGCCGCTGCACAGCTCGAGACGGTGAGCGAAACCCCGCGCCTCGATGCCGAACTGCTGATGGCACACGCGCTCGACGTGGATCGCGGCACCTTGCTGCTCAACCATATGCAGCAGGCTACACCGCATATTTTCGGTGCCCTGCTGTTACGACGGCTGGCGCATGAGCCGGTGGCCTATATTACCGGCGAAGCCGAGTTCTGGAGCCTGCCGCTGCAAGTTACTCCTGATGTGCTGATCCCGCGCAATGACAGCGAAACGCTCATCGCTGCAGCCACTGCGCATTTCCGCGGAAAGGCGCCCAGGCATATCCTCGATCTCGGCACCGGGTCGGGTGCGCTGCTGCTCGCCGCACTGTCCGAATGGCCACAAGCGCAGGGGCTGGGTCTCGACCGGTCGGCTGCAGCGCTCGGCATCGCCAAGGACAATGCGGCACGCCTGCAACTGGCCGATCGCGCGCAATTTCGACGATTCGACTGGACCGGTGCTGATGCCTGGAGCACACTCGACCGGCATTTCGACCTGATCCTGTGCAACCCGCCCTATGTCGAGGAGCATGCACAGCTGGCACCGCAGGTGCGCGATTATGAGCCGCATCAGGCGCTGTTTGCCGGTAGCGACGGGCTGGATGACTATCGACGGCTGATCCCGGAGCTGCACAGGCTGCTAACAGATTGTGGCATCGCGATTTTCGAGATCGGCGCGACGCAGTCAGAAGCCGTCGGCAAAATTGCCCGAGAAAGTGGTTTTATATCGCATCTGCGTCATGATCTTGCCGGACATCCCCGCGCTCTTCTGCTTGTCGCACACAATGATAGCAGCAGCCTATGA
- the prfA gene encoding peptide chain release factor 1 — MTSTTPHISAERIAQIEARFAELEAKMASGTLEGDAFVAVSKEYAEVEPVAKAAAEVRRLRAELEVLDGLISEAGQDPEIKTMAEEEKADIGERLPSAERLLALKLLPRDNADDRPAMLEIRAGTGGDEAALFAGDLYRMYERFAADQGWRVEMISANAADQGGYKEVVANVTGTGVFAKLKFESGVHRVQRVPVTESGGRIHTSAATVAVLPEPEDVDVAINDNDLRIDVFRASGAGGQHVNTTDSAVRITHIPTGLVVSQQDEKSQHKNKAKAMKILRARLYEQERARIAEEEAGARKSMVGSGDRSERIRTYNFPQGRVTDHRINLTLHRLTEILEGPGLNELTDALIAEDQAERLANLAAE, encoded by the coding sequence ATGACATCCACCACCCCGCATATCTCCGCCGAGCGCATTGCCCAGATCGAGGCGCGTTTTGCCGAGCTGGAGGCCAAAATGGCTTCGGGCACGCTTGAGGGCGATGCTTTTGTCGCGGTGTCGAAAGAATATGCCGAGGTCGAGCCGGTCGCCAAGGCAGCGGCAGAAGTGCGGCGGCTGCGTGCCGAACTGGAGGTGCTTGACGGGCTGATCAGCGAAGCCGGGCAGGATCCGGAAATCAAGACGATGGCCGAAGAGGAGAAGGCGGATATTGGCGAGCGCCTGCCTTCGGCTGAGCGGCTGCTGGCGCTCAAACTCCTGCCGCGCGACAACGCCGATGACCGCCCGGCAATGCTCGAAATCCGCGCCGGCACCGGTGGCGACGAGGCGGCGTTGTTCGCCGGCGACCTTTACCGCATGTATGAGCGTTTCGCCGCCGATCAGGGCTGGCGGGTCGAGATGATCAGCGCCAATGCCGCCGATCAGGGCGGATACAAGGAAGTCGTCGCCAATGTCACCGGCACCGGGGTGTTCGCCAAGCTGAAATTCGAGAGCGGCGTGCACCGGGTGCAGCGGGTGCCGGTGACCGAGAGCGGCGGCCGCATCCATACCTCGGCCGCCACCGTGGCGGTGCTGCCCGAGCCCGAGGATGTCGATGTTGCGATCAATGACAATGACCTGCGCATCGATGTGTTCCGCGCCTCGGGCGCGGGCGGTCAGCACGTCAACACCACCGACAGCGCGGTGCGCATTACCCATATCCCCACCGGCCTGGTGGTCAGCCAGCAAGACGAAAAATCGCAGCACAAGAACAAGGCCAAGGCGATGAAAATCCTGCGCGCCCGACTCTATGAGCAGGAGCGTGCGCGTATCGCCGAGGAAGAGGCCGGAGCGCGCAAATCGATGGTCGGCTCGGGCGACCGTTCCGAGCGCATCCGCACCTATAATTTCCCGCAGGGCCGCGTCACCGATCACCGGATCAACCTGACGCTGCACCGGCTCACCGAAATCCTCGAGGGGCCGGGGCTGAACGAGCTGACCGATGCACTGATCGCCGAGGACCAGGCCGAACGCCTCGCCAATCTCGCGGCGGAATAA
- the hisS gene encoding histidine--tRNA ligase, with the protein MAKHDIPGAVRGTQDIFGDEQERFGHVVETFERVRRLYNFRRAELPVIEATGVFARSLGESTDVVSKEMYTFDDRGGDSITLRPEFTAGIARAYLTNGWQQHAPLKLATHGPLFRYERPQKGRYRQFHQIDAEIIGAAEPQADVELLVMADQLLKELGITEGVTLQLNTLGDAATRNAWRDALVAHFTAHRGDLSEDSQDRLERNPLRILDSKDPRDRPIADAAPDIDRFMSDEAGQFFASVTAGLDAAGVAWTRNSRLVRGLDYYRHTAFEFVTDRLGAQGTVLGGGRYDGLIENLGGPHTPAVGWAAGIERLAMLVEGVTPPRLDIAVIWDGKSKTSLEFAQCVLKSYRDAGYVAESVFSGSARKRYDKALKLNPKYAAVITDHLLEDGMIGRIRLRPKEYGEVMVSDAEKSPIYQAMEGKVQKAVLEQTAQGWDADLWPL; encoded by the coding sequence ATGGCAAAGCATGATATCCCCGGCGCGGTCCGGGGTACCCAGGATATTTTCGGCGACGAGCAGGAGCGGTTCGGCCATGTCGTCGAGACCTTTGAGCGGGTGCGCCGCCTGTACAATTTCCGCCGCGCCGAACTGCCGGTGATCGAGGCCACCGGGGTGTTCGCCCGCTCGCTTGGCGAGAGCACCGATGTGGTTTCCAAGGAAATGTATACGTTCGATGATCGCGGCGGCGACTCGATCACCCTGCGCCCCGAATTCACCGCCGGCATTGCCCGGGCCTATCTCACCAATGGCTGGCAGCAGCATGCGCCGCTCAAGCTGGCGACGCACGGGCCGCTCTTCCGCTATGAGCGACCGCAAAAGGGCCGCTATCGCCAGTTTCACCAGATCGATGCCGAAATTATCGGCGCTGCGGAGCCGCAGGCCGATGTCGAGCTGCTGGTGATGGCCGATCAGCTGCTCAAAGAGCTGGGCATCACCGAGGGCGTGACGCTGCAGCTCAATACGCTGGGCGATGCGGCGACGCGCAATGCCTGGCGCGACGCGCTGGTGGCGCATTTTACCGCGCATCGCGGCGATCTGTCCGAAGACTCGCAGGACCGGCTCGAGCGCAATCCGCTGCGCATCCTCGACAGCAAGGACCCACGCGACCGGCCGATTGCCGATGCCGCCCCCGATATCGACCGGTTTATGAGCGATGAGGCGGGGCAGTTTTTCGCCAGCGTTACCGCCGGACTCGATGCCGCCGGTGTCGCCTGGACCCGCAACAGCCGGCTGGTGCGCGGTCTCGACTATTATCGTCACACTGCCTTTGAATTCGTCACCGACCGGCTCGGCGCACAGGGCACGGTGCTCGGCGGCGGGCGCTATGACGGGCTGATCGAAAATCTCGGCGGCCCGCATACGCCGGCTGTCGGCTGGGCGGCTGGGATTGAGCGGCTGGCTATGCTGGTGGAGGGCGTAACGCCACCGCGCCTTGATATCGCCGTTATTTGGGATGGTAAGTCGAAAACTTCGTTAGAGTTCGCACAATGCGTTCTGAAGTCTTATCGCGATGCTGGGTATGTAGCCGAATCTGTTTTCTCCGGCTCCGCACGGAAGCGCTATGATAAAGCGCTAAAATTAAACCCGAAGTATGCTGCAGTTATTACCGATCACTTACTCGAAGATGGGATGATAGGACGTATTAGGCTTAGACCTAAAGAGTATGGAGAGGTGATGGTTTCTGATGCAGAAAAATCTCCAATCTATCAAGCAATGGAAGGCAAAGTGCAGAAGGCCGTATTGGAACAAACGGCACAAGGCTGGGACGCCGATCTGTGGCCGCTATGA
- a CDS encoding peptidase M61: MSLARSALSFAVLALSAVSFWGAGIAQTQQGNSKPVEEPYIDRVPLAEDRPFPGTIQLKIDATDTERGIFQVEQTIPVPQPGTFTLLYPEWLPGNHAPRGEIEKLVGLSFSAGDIPLAWERDPTDIHAFHVTVPEGAAAIVAQFQFTSATKPSQGRVVVTPSMMNLRWHAMSLYPAGYYVRNIPVRATVTWPKGWKAGTALRPTETRGDTVTYGSVDYDTLVDSPVFAGRYFKRWRLSDRVWLNVVADEAEFLEASAEQIAAHRKLVAEAVSLFGSQQYDEYDFLLALTKEMGRIGIEHHRSSENGVNPEYFTEWDNGPGRRGLLPHEMTHSWNGKYRRPAGIWTPDYRTVKRDNLLWIYEGQTQLWGYVLAARSGLISKQDTLAALASVAASLDLRRGRQWRPLADTTHDPVIAARKPKPWTSWQRSEDYYNEGMMIWLEADQIIRRDSGGTKSLEDFAKAFFGGRDGDWGVVTYDYSDVIDTLNQVHSHDWEGLFRQRVFSTTSESPKNGLTLGGYRLVYSDSQSDYLRANERRGRFSDHSYSLGFSVGAGGDINSVIWDSPAFRAGLTNGHRIVAVNDADFSFEALKIAIRGTQGRNSSPVRLLVKKGERYKTVRLDYRGGLRYPRLVKTGDGAGGLDMLLAPQTGDIAESEG, translated from the coding sequence ATGTCCCTTGCCCGTTCTGCGCTGTCCTTTGCCGTTCTCGCCCTGTCAGCTGTATCATTCTGGGGCGCAGGCATTGCACAAACGCAGCAAGGCAACAGCAAGCCGGTCGAAGAGCCCTATATAGACCGCGTGCCGCTGGCCGAGGACCGTCCTTTTCCCGGCACGATCCAGCTGAAAATCGACGCCACCGATACCGAGCGGGGGATTTTTCAGGTCGAGCAGACCATCCCGGTGCCGCAACCGGGCACCTTTACCCTGCTCTATCCCGAATGGCTGCCGGGTAATCATGCGCCGCGCGGCGAGATTGAGAAGCTGGTCGGACTCAGCTTTTCTGCGGGCGATATTCCGCTGGCATGGGAGCGTGACCCGACTGATATTCACGCCTTTCATGTTACCGTGCCTGAGGGGGCGGCGGCGATTGTCGCGCAGTTCCAGTTCACATCGGCGACAAAACCGTCCCAGGGGCGGGTGGTTGTCACCCCCAGCATGATGAACCTGCGCTGGCATGCCATGTCGCTTTATCCGGCCGGCTATTATGTTCGCAATATTCCGGTGCGGGCGACGGTGACCTGGCCCAAAGGCTGGAAGGCCGGCACCGCGCTGCGCCCGACCGAGACCCGCGGCGACACCGTTACCTATGGCAGTGTGGATTATGACACGCTGGTCGACAGCCCGGTCTTTGCCGGCCGATATTTCAAACGCTGGCGGCTGTCGGACCGGGTGTGGCTCAATGTCGTTGCCGACGAGGCGGAGTTTCTCGAGGCCAGTGCCGAGCAGATTGCGGCGCATCGCAAGCTTGTCGCCGAAGCGGTCAGCCTGTTCGGCAGCCAGCAATATGATGAATATGACTTCCTGCTGGCGCTGACAAAGGAGATGGGCCGGATCGGCATCGAGCATCACCGATCGAGCGAGAATGGGGTCAACCCCGAATATTTCACCGAATGGGACAACGGGCCGGGGCGTCGCGGCCTGCTGCCGCATGAAATGACGCATAGCTGGAACGGCAAATATCGTCGTCCCGCCGGCATCTGGACCCCGGACTATCGCACCGTGAAACGCGACAATCTGCTCTGGATCTATGAGGGACAGACCCAGCTATGGGGCTATGTGCTTGCCGCACGCTCTGGCCTGATCTCGAAACAGGATACGCTGGCGGCGCTGGCATCGGTGGCGGCGTCGCTCGATCTGCGCAGGGGGCGCCAGTGGCGACCGCTGGCAGACACCACCCATGATCCGGTGATTGCGGCGCGCAAACCCAAGCCATGGACCAGCTGGCAGCGCTCCGAGGATTATTATAATGAGGGGATGATGATCTGGCTCGAAGCCGACCAGATTATCCGCCGTGACAGCGGCGGCACCAAATCGCTGGAAGACTTTGCCAAAGCGTTTTTTGGCGGCCGTGATGGCGATTGGGGTGTCGTCACCTATGACTATAGCGATGTCATCGACACGCTCAATCAGGTGCATTCCCATGACTGGGAGGGGTTGTTTCGCCAACGGGTATTCTCGACCACCAGTGAGTCCCCGAAAAATGGCCTGACCCTGGGCGGTTACCGGCTGGTCTATAGCGACAGCCAGAGCGACTATCTGCGCGCCAATGAGAGGCGCGGCAGATTTTCCGATCACAGCTACAGCCTTGGCTTTTCGGTCGGCGCCGGCGGAGATATCAATTCGGTGATATGGGATTCGCCGGCCTTTCGTGCTGGCCTGACCAATGGTCACAGGATCGTCGCGGTCAATGATGCCGATTTCTCGTTCGAGGCGCTGAAAATCGCGATCAGGGGCACCCAGGGACGCAACAGCAGCCCGGTCCGGCTGCTGGTTAAAAAGGGCGAGCGATACAAGACAGTAAGATTGGACTATCGCGGTGGCCTGCGCTATCCGCGCCTCGTCAAAACCGGAGACGGCGCGGGTGGCCTTGACATGTTGCTTGCACCGCAGACCGGCGACATCGCCGAAAGTGAAGGCTAG
- the ppa gene encoding inorganic diphosphatase, producing MRISEIPVGKNPPNNVNVIIEVPTGGEPVKYEFDKASGAIFVDRILHTPMRYPANYGFVPHTLSPDGDPLDALVVARSPFMPGAVVRARPIAVLNLEDEHGGDEKLVCVPDTATFPYYTNVREREDLPEIVCQQIEHFFTHYKDLEAEKWVRVGKWGGAEEARQIVLEAMDRAKEKGEA from the coding sequence ATGCGCATCAGCGAAATTCCCGTGGGCAAGAACCCGCCCAATAACGTCAATGTGATCATCGAAGTGCCCACCGGGGGCGAACCGGTGAAATATGAGTTCGACAAGGCTTCGGGTGCGATCTTTGTCGACCGCATCCTGCATACGCCGATGCGTTACCCCGCCAATTATGGCTTTGTGCCGCATACGCTCTCGCCCGATGGTGATCCGCTCGACGCGCTGGTGGTCGCACGCTCGCCCTTCATGCCCGGTGCGGTGGTGCGCGCTCGGCCGATTGCGGTGCTCAACCTGGAAGATGAGCATGGTGGCGACGAGAAGCTGGTCTGCGTCCCCGACACCGCGACCTTCCCTTATTATACCAATGTCCGCGAGCGCGAGGACCTGCCCGAAATTGTGTGCCAGCAGATCGAACATTTCTTTACCCATTACAAGGACCTGGAAGCCGAGAAATGGGTGCGTGTCGGCAAATGGGGCGGTGCTGAAGAAGCGCGGCAGATCGTGCTGGAAGCGATGGACCGGGCCAAGGAAAAAGGCGAAGCCTGA
- a CDS encoding diguanylate cyclase has product MIFASANNRGEKDRGKGHAIWAIVVAFICILLLSLPSRGAAQLVQEAANPVRLSASMCTLAGDGDAMPETVAAMRDSFDCSSNKLQKATDHFWLLADISEAQAGFRNPVLRYRTARHGDIVIHRRLSDGRWVSTRHDQASMTANWRAPWAVAAPLLGPDGERPDLLLVSVDRPWDPTNLSDLEIWEADQDIAAGQRQQVLSALFAGLIFGPLLLNIVFFATLRQRFVLFHSLMLVSILASQIFWTGLIFDLVPGATMIDRSVAVHLLLPIFGFAICMLVRSLCDPIKLGPRARTALPAIGMASMVATLLVILIAPGWPLIGPQIFHGFYSLMVLTVLISLVIAAMRGDRMAMLLILGLSGFLVIAILRLGRALGWLDDAPIFDAGFHLAVLLEVLVTSAIVGIKAWQLRQRHDLALEVGANEALLARTDPLTRIMNRRGFMEHFRALESNHRAPSRTTALILVDIDHFKQINDRFGHEAGDVTLMQLADMLRLCCRKDDVLARFGGEEFAILARCSNSDGVHQFAERIKDSIAQTRFGDARHPVGALSVSIGVAEIDPGSDAPDFDRHYRAADRALYRAKNLGRNRICYAGDPAEAGDDETIIESEANQLPDLRGPAKPAGAG; this is encoded by the coding sequence GTGATATTTGCGAGCGCGAACAATAGAGGCGAGAAAGATCGCGGCAAAGGCCATGCCATCTGGGCCATTGTCGTAGCATTTATCTGCATATTGTTGCTGTCGCTTCCGTCTCGCGGCGCGGCACAGCTCGTGCAGGAGGCCGCCAATCCTGTCCGCCTTTCCGCCAGCATGTGCACCCTGGCCGGAGATGGCGATGCCATGCCCGAGACGGTAGCCGCGATGCGCGACAGCTTTGACTGCTCTTCGAACAAGCTGCAAAAGGCCACCGATCATTTCTGGCTGCTCGCCGATATCAGCGAAGCGCAGGCAGGGTTTCGCAATCCGGTGCTGCGTTATCGCACCGCGCGCCATGGCGACATTGTCATTCATCGCAGGCTCTCCGATGGTCGCTGGGTTTCCACCCGTCATGACCAGGCCAGCATGACCGCCAATTGGCGCGCGCCCTGGGCGGTGGCGGCGCCATTACTCGGCCCGGACGGAGAGCGTCCGGACCTGTTGCTGGTCAGCGTCGATCGGCCCTGGGATCCTACCAATCTCTCCGATCTCGAAATATGGGAAGCCGATCAGGACATCGCAGCAGGCCAGCGCCAGCAGGTGCTGAGCGCGCTGTTTGCCGGGCTGATCTTCGGGCCGCTGCTGCTCAATATCGTGTTCTTCGCTACCCTGCGCCAGCGCTTCGTGCTGTTTCACAGCCTGATGCTGGTTTCGATTCTGGCCAGCCAGATCTTCTGGACCGGTCTGATTTTCGATCTGGTCCCCGGTGCCACCATGATCGACCGGTCGGTCGCAGTGCATCTGCTGCTGCCGATATTCGGCTTTGCTATCTGCATGCTGGTGCGCTCGCTGTGCGATCCGATAAAGCTCGGCCCCCGCGCCCGCACCGCATTGCCGGCCATCGGCATGGCCAGCATGGTAGCGACGCTGCTGGTGATTCTGATCGCTCCGGGCTGGCCGCTGATCGGGCCGCAGATATTCCACGGCTTTTACAGCCTGATGGTGCTCACCGTACTGATCAGTCTCGTCATCGCGGCAATGCGCGGTGATCGCATGGCCATGCTTCTCATCCTCGGCCTGTCGGGTTTTCTGGTCATCGCCATATTGCGGCTTGGTCGCGCGCTGGGCTGGCTCGACGATGCACCGATATTCGATGCCGGCTTTCATCTTGCGGTGCTGCTTGAAGTGCTGGTGACCAGCGCCATTGTCGGCATCAAGGCGTGGCAGCTGCGTCAGCGTCATGATCTGGCACTCGAGGTCGGCGCGAACGAGGCACTGCTGGCGCGCACCGACCCACTGACCCGGATCATGAACCGGCGTGGCTTCATGGAGCATTTCCGCGCGCTGGAGAGCAATCATCGCGCGCCATCACGCACCACCGCGCTGATCCTTGTCGATATCGACCATTTCAAGCAGATCAATGACCGTTTCGGCCATGAAGCCGGCGATGTCACGCTGATGCAGCTGGCCGATATGCTGCGCCTGTGCTGTCGCAAGGATGATGTGCTGGCCCGTTTCGGTGGCGAGGAATTCGCCATTCTTGCAAGGTGCAGCAACAGCGACGGCGTGCATCAATTTGCCGAACGCATCAAGGACAGCATCGCCCAGACCCGCTTCGGCGATGCGCGTCACCCGGTCGGCGCGCTCTCGGTCAGCATCGGCGTTGCCGAAATCGACCCGGGCAGCGACGCGCCCGATTTCGACCGCCATTATCGCGCCGCCGACCGGGCGCTCTATCGCGCCAAGAATCTGGGGCGCAACCGAATCTGCTATGCCGGTGATCCGGCTGAAGCCGGTGACGATGAAACCATCATCGAGTCCGAGGCAAACCAATTGCCCGACCTTCGCGGCCCGGCAAAGCCGGCCGGAGCCGGTTAA
- a CDS encoding serine hydrolase domain-containing protein encodes MAKCAMFRSCILALAAMLPSPSMAQPDDEVADTEEARQFEQFLRDFAEQRSAPALAAMVLHKGRPVASAMLGYFDDEGELPTTEQTVFGIASVTKPITAAAMLRGADAGLLSLDTPLKAHPGFDGLCAWLGSSEIPFGGGATTADGSTIAPVACDRELTVRDALNMRVNGTGERYVYNPIIYARIDRALESAGLASFRDMVRQQAVLPAGMEHTALGRRDPESGQALQRLAEPFRLEQGRLVKASLPDDDFRAAAGIYTSVEQLARFDRAVDGGLIPQPYSEEIFKKPVGPDGDYRWGWHVQNWQGMRLVWHSGWEPEKYSALYLKVPDRSLTLIVLANTEAIWWGNPLNRTQVENSAIAAEFLRLYAKGK; translated from the coding sequence ATGGCGAAATGCGCAATGTTCCGAAGCTGCATATTGGCGTTGGCGGCGATGCTGCCCAGCCCTTCCATGGCACAGCCGGATGACGAGGTTGCTGATACGGAAGAGGCCAGGCAATTTGAACAGTTCCTGCGAGACTTTGCCGAACAACGATCGGCACCGGCGCTGGCCGCGATGGTGCTGCATAAAGGCCGACCCGTCGCGTCAGCCATGCTGGGCTATTTCGACGATGAAGGCGAGCTGCCCACCACAGAACAGACGGTATTCGGCATCGCATCGGTCACCAAGCCGATAACCGCTGCGGCAATGCTGCGCGGTGCGGATGCCGGGTTGCTGTCACTCGATACGCCATTGAAAGCACATCCCGGTTTCGATGGCCTGTGCGCCTGGCTGGGAAGCAGTGAAATACCCTTTGGCGGCGGCGCCACTACAGCCGATGGCAGCACCATCGCGCCAGTGGCATGCGACAGAGAGCTGACCGTGCGTGACGCGCTCAATATGCGCGTCAACGGCACCGGAGAACGTTATGTCTATAATCCGATCATCTATGCCCGCATCGACCGCGCCCTGGAATCGGCTGGTCTGGCATCGTTTCGCGACATGGTGCGGCAACAGGCCGTGCTGCCGGCAGGCATGGAACATACCGCACTGGGCCGGCGAGACCCGGAAAGCGGGCAGGCTTTGCAACGGCTTGCCGAACCATTCCGCCTTGAGCAGGGGCGATTGGTCAAGGCCAGCCTGCCAGACGATGACTTTCGCGCCGCCGCGGGCATTTATACCAGTGTCGAGCAGCTGGCGCGATTCGACCGGGCTGTGGACGGTGGACTGATTCCGCAACCCTATAGCGAGGAAATTTTCAAAAAACCGGTCGGACCCGATGGGGATTATCGCTGGGGCTGGCATGTCCAGAACTGGCAAGGCATGCGGCTGGTGTGGCACAGCGGATGGGAGCCGGAAAAATATTCCGCGCTTTATCTAAAGGTTCCGGACCGATCGCTGACCCTGATCGTTCTTGCCAACACCGAAGCCATATGGTGGGGAAACCCGTTGAACCGCACGCAGGTAGAGAATAGCGCTATTGCCGCCGAGTTTCTGCGGCTTTATGCCAAGGGCAAATAG
- the sucC gene encoding ADP-forming succinate--CoA ligase subunit beta — MNIHEYQAKQLLAKHGIGIPTGHAALTVEEAVAAAEKLPGPLYVVKAQIHAGGRGKGKFKELGPDAKGGVRLAKSVDEVREAATEMLGNTLVTIQTGEAGKQVNRLYVTDGVDIASEYYLSMLVDRATGRVAMVVSTEGGMDIEAVAHDTPEKITTIVIDPAQGFMPHHGRSLAFALKLKGDLNKAAQKLGKQLYHAFMEMDCEMLEINPLVETVDGQLLVLDTKMSFDGNALFRHKDIAALRDETEEDPAEVEASEYDLAYIKLDGNIGCMVNGAGLAMATMDIIKLNGAFPANFLDVGGGATTEKVTAAFKIILADDAVEGILVNIFGGIMRCDTIAEGIVAAAKEVELDVPLVVRLEGTNVDKGKAILDNSGLPIVSANDLGDAAQKIVAQVKEAA, encoded by the coding sequence ATGAATATTCATGAATATCAGGCCAAGCAACTCCTGGCGAAACACGGTATCGGCATCCCAACTGGCCATGCGGCCCTGACGGTTGAAGAAGCTGTTGCCGCCGCCGAGAAACTGCCCGGACCGCTCTATGTGGTGAAGGCGCAGATCCATGCCGGTGGTCGCGGCAAGGGCAAGTTCAAGGAGCTCGGTCCCGATGCCAAGGGCGGCGTGCGGCTGGCCAAGTCGGTTGACGAAGTGCGCGAAGCGGCGACCGAAATGCTGGGCAATACGCTGGTGACGATCCAGACCGGCGAGGCCGGCAAGCAGGTCAACCGTCTCTACGTCACCGATGGCGTCGATATTGCCTCGGAATATTATCTCTCGATGCTGGTTGATCGCGCCACCGGCCGTGTGGCCATGGTGGTCTCTACCGAAGGCGGTATGGACATCGAGGCGGTCGCGCATGATACGCCCGAAAAAATCACCACTATCGTTATCGATCCTGCCCAGGGCTTTATGCCGCATCATGGCCGTTCGCTGGCCTTTGCGCTCAAGCTGAAGGGTGATCTCAACAAGGCGGCACAGAAGCTCGGCAAACAGCTTTACCACGCCTTCATGGAAATGGACTGCGAGATGCTGGAGATCAATCCGCTGGTGGAAACCGTGGACGGTCAACTCCTCGTGCTCGACACCAAGATGAGCTTCGACGGCAATGCGCTGTTCCGCCACAAGGACATTGCCGCGCTGCGCGACGAAACCGAGGAAGACCCGGCCGAGGTTGAAGCGAGCGAATATGACCTCGCCTATATCAAGCTCGACGGCAATATTGGCTGCATGGTCAATGGCGCGGGTCTGGCGATGGCGACGATGGACATCATCAAGCTGAATGGCGCTTTCCCGGCGAACTTCCTCGATGTGGGCGGCGGCGCTACCACCGAGAAGGTGACCGCGGCGTTCAAGATCATCCTCGCCGATGATGCGGTCGAGGGCATTCTCGTCAACATCTTTGGCGGCATTATGCGCTGCGACACCATTGCCGAGGGCATTGTCGCTGCGGCGAAGGAAGTGGAACTCGACGTGCCGCTGGTGGTGCGTCTGGAAGGCACCAATGTCGACAAGGGCAAGGCCATTCTCGACAATAGCGGTCTGCCGATCGTCAGCGCCAATGATCTGGGCGATGCGGCGCAGAAGATTGTCGCGCAGGTGAAAGAAGCGGCCTGA
- a CDS encoding electron transfer flavoprotein subunit beta/FixA family protein: MKILVPVKRVIDYNVKPRVKADGSGVDLANVKMSMNPFDEIAVEEAIRLKEAGKAEEVVAVSIGPAKAQETIRTALAMGADRGILIETDDEVEPLGVAKLLAKVVEEESPQIIMMGKQAIDDDSNQTGQMLAALAGTSQATFANTIEVDGDAAVVKREIDGGLQTVKVTLPAVITADLRLNEPRYPTLPNIMKAKKKPIDNKAPGDYGVDVAPRLKTLNVSEPPVRQAGIKVEDVDQLVGKLKELGVA, encoded by the coding sequence ATGAAAATCCTCGTGCCCGTAAAACGGGTGATCGATTACAACGTCAAGCCGCGGGTCAAGGCCGATGGCTCGGGCGTTGACCTCGCCAATGTCAAAATGTCGATGAACCCGTTCGACGAAATTGCGGTCGAAGAAGCCATTCGCCTCAAGGAAGCGGGCAAAGCCGAAGAAGTCGTCGCGGTTTCCATCGGCCCGGCCAAGGCGCAGGAAACCATCCGCACCGCGCTCGCCATGGGCGCCGACCGCGGCATATTGATCGAGACCGATGACGAAGTCGAACCGCTGGGTGTGGCCAAGCTGCTCGCCAAGGTGGTCGAGGAAGAATCGCCGCAGATCATCATGATGGGCAAACAGGCCATTGATGACGACAGCAACCAGACCGGACAGATGCTCGCGGCGCTGGCAGGCACCAGCCAGGCGACTTTTGCCAACACTATCGAGGTTGACGGCGACGCCGCCGTGGTCAAGCGCGAGATTGATGGTGGCCTGCAGACAGTCAAGGTGACGCTGCCGGCGGTGATCACCGCCGATCTGCGTCTCAATGAGCCGCGTTATCCCACCCTGCCGAACATCATGAAGGCCAAGAAAAAGCCGATCGATAACAAGGCTCCCGGTGATTATGGCGTCGATGTCGCGCCACGCCTGAAAACACTGAACGTCAGCGAACCGCCGGTGCGTCAGGCCGGTATCAAGGTGGAAGATGTCGACCAGCTGGTCGGTAAACTCAAAGAATTGGGAGTGGCCTGA